The Thermus brockianus genome window below encodes:
- a CDS encoding alpha/beta fold hydrolase, translating to MRGLVFLHAFPYNPKMWEGEVAHFRGRLPVLAPHYLGLNLPQAAEKVLKEMDEAGLEEAVFVGLSMGGYLIFELWRKAPERFLGFVLADTRSGPDTEEAKRNRYALRERVLAEGVGFLPEALLPSHLGRTTQAEKPEVAARARELILQAIPEAVAESLKALAERPDSTPLLPGMRRPALVLVGEEDALTPVEEAKRLAKALPDARALILPEAGHLANLENPKAFRTALLGFLAEIF from the coding sequence ATGAGGGGCCTGGTTTTCCTCCACGCCTTCCCCTACAACCCCAAGATGTGGGAGGGGGAGGTGGCCCACTTCCGGGGGCGGCTTCCCGTCCTCGCCCCCCATTACCTGGGCCTAAACCTCCCCCAGGCGGCAGAGAAGGTCCTAAAGGAGATGGACGAGGCGGGGCTGGAGGAGGCGGTCTTCGTGGGGCTTTCCATGGGGGGCTACCTCATCTTTGAGCTGTGGCGGAAGGCCCCCGAGCGCTTCCTGGGCTTTGTCCTGGCGGATACCCGCTCCGGGCCCGACACCGAGGAGGCCAAGCGGAACCGTTACGCCTTAAGGGAGCGGGTGCTGGCGGAGGGGGTGGGCTTCCTGCCCGAAGCCCTCCTCCCAAGCCACCTGGGCCGTACCACCCAAGCGGAGAAGCCCGAGGTGGCGGCGAGGGCCCGGGAGCTGATCCTCCAGGCCATCCCCGAGGCGGTGGCGGAAAGCCTGAAGGCCCTGGCGGAAAGGCCCGACTCCACGCCCCTCCTCCCCGGAATGCGCCGCCCCGCCCTGGTCCTGGTGGGGGAGGAGGATGCGCTCACCCCAGTAGAGGAGGCCAAGCGCCTGGCCAAAGCCCTCCCCGATGCCCGGGCCCTCATCCTGCCCGAGGCCGGGCACCTGGCCAACCTGGAAAACCCCAAGGCCTTCCGCACGGCCCTCTTGGGTTTCCTGGCGGAAATCTTCTAG
- the sufU gene encoding Fe-S cluster assembly sulfur transfer protein SufU — MSVLDELYRETILKHYQHPKNFGVLPQASRRAGGMNPSCGDQVEVMVLLEGDTIADIRFQGQGCAISTASASMMTEAVKGKKVAEALELSRKFQAMVVEGAPPDPALGDLLALQGVAKLPARVKCATLAWHALEEALR, encoded by the coding sequence ATGAGCGTCCTTGACGAGCTTTATCGGGAAACCATCCTGAAGCACTACCAGCACCCCAAGAACTTCGGGGTCCTGCCCCAGGCCAGCAGGCGGGCGGGGGGGATGAACCCTTCCTGCGGGGACCAGGTGGAGGTGATGGTCCTGCTGGAGGGGGACACCATCGCCGACATCCGCTTCCAGGGCCAGGGGTGCGCCATCAGCACCGCCAGCGCCTCCATGATGACGGAGGCGGTGAAGGGGAAGAAGGTGGCGGAGGCCCTGGAGCTTTCCCGGAAGTTCCAGGCCATGGTGGTGGAGGGGGCCCCGCCCGACCCCGCCCTGGGAGACCTCCTGGCCCTCCAGGGGGTGGCCAAGCTCCCGGCCCGGGTGAAGTGCGCCACCCTGGCCTGGCACGCCCTCGAGGAGGCCCTGCGGTGA
- a CDS encoding sensor histidine kinase — MPPLSFRLRLFLSFSLLWLLFLVGALYLAGRGVERALRGHLERGLLEDARKAAEAYQKGLSGSLIATGGVYLHLYAEDGEPLLLTRPEHRLEPEALRGAGETPRVTFREGFAAAWARTPLGLLVLTQDTAPIDLALAALRRSLVEAFFLLFPVGVGLVYLTARLAARPLEEAAREIARRNPERLEPVPLTLPQDEFGRMVKAVNGLLEALKEAKERERAFLAEASHELRTPLTVLLGHLDRLSRNPQDEEALRTARATAERMRRLVEDLLALARGEAGWSLNLHIVDLEALAKEAAQEYGVAFQGEGAEVLGDPDRLLQMLRNLLANGVRAAGKEGVWVRLRRDGGLALLEVEDTGPGIPEDLLPRLFQRFARGPGGGVGLGLAIAQAIAKAHGGEISVESRPGRTVFRVRLPLLEEGEAE; from the coding sequence ATGCCTCCCCTTTCCTTCCGCCTGCGCCTTTTCCTCTCCTTTAGCCTCCTATGGCTCCTCTTCCTGGTGGGGGCCCTCTACCTGGCGGGCCGGGGGGTGGAGCGGGCCCTAAGGGGCCACCTGGAGCGCGGCCTCCTCGAGGACGCCAGAAAAGCAGCGGAAGCCTACCAAAAGGGACTTTCGGGAAGCCTGATCGCCACGGGAGGCGTGTACCTGCACCTCTACGCGGAGGACGGGGAACCCCTTCTCCTCACCCGGCCGGAACACCGCCTGGAGCCGGAGGCGCTTCGGGGTGCGGGGGAAACCCCCCGGGTCACCTTCCGGGAAGGCTTCGCCGCCGCCTGGGCGCGTACCCCCTTGGGCCTCCTGGTCCTCACCCAGGACACGGCCCCCATTGACCTGGCCCTGGCCGCCCTCAGGCGTTCCCTGGTGGAGGCTTTCTTCCTCCTTTTTCCCGTCGGGGTGGGCCTGGTCTACCTGACGGCGCGCCTGGCGGCCCGCCCCCTGGAGGAGGCGGCCCGGGAGATCGCCCGAAGGAACCCAGAGCGCCTGGAGCCCGTACCCCTCACCCTCCCCCAAGACGAGTTCGGCCGCATGGTAAAGGCGGTGAATGGCCTTCTGGAGGCCCTAAAGGAGGCCAAGGAAAGGGAGAGGGCGTTTTTGGCCGAGGCGAGCCACGAGCTCAGAACCCCCCTCACGGTCCTCCTCGGCCACCTGGACCGCCTTTCCCGAAACCCTCAGGACGAGGAAGCCCTAAGGACGGCCAGGGCCACGGCGGAAAGGATGCGCCGCCTGGTGGAGGACCTCCTGGCCCTGGCCCGGGGAGAGGCGGGCTGGAGCCTTAACCTGCACATCGTGGACCTGGAGGCCTTGGCCAAGGAGGCGGCGCAGGAGTACGGGGTGGCCTTCCAAGGGGAAGGCGCCGAGGTCCTCGGGGACCCCGACCGCCTCCTGCAGATGCTCAGGAACCTCCTCGCCAACGGGGTACGGGCCGCCGGGAAGGAGGGGGTATGGGTGCGCCTTCGGCGGGATGGGGGCCTGGCCCTTTTGGAGGTGGAGGACACAGGGCCCGGCATCCCCGAGGACCTCCTCCCCCGGCTTTTCCAGCGCTTCGCCCGGGGGCCTGGGGGAGGGGTAGGGTTGGGCCTAGCCATCGCCCAGGCCATCGCCAAGGCCCACGGGGGAGAGATCTCCGTGGAAAGCCGGCCTGGGCGCACGGTCTTCCGGGTACGCCTTCCCCTTTTGGAGGAGGGGGAGGCGGAGTAA
- a CDS encoding response regulator transcription factor: MKRILLIEDDPEVARLVELELKEAGFQVEWAKSGMEGLVRHREKKPDLVVLDLGLPDLDGAEVARRIRATDDTPILVLTAQDAVERKVGLLSEGADDYLVKPFHPAELLARIQVQLRHKGGSEVLAVGRLALYPKRRQVFFGETEVRLSPKEFDLLHLLMHRPGRVFPREEIEEKIWGRPLGRESNVLDVHVANLRAKLREVGAYGYLRTVRGLGYAVRPGKGDEEA; this comes from the coding sequence ATGAAGCGCATCCTGCTCATTGAGGACGACCCCGAGGTGGCCCGGCTGGTGGAGCTGGAGCTCAAAGAGGCGGGCTTCCAGGTGGAGTGGGCCAAAAGCGGCATGGAGGGCCTGGTGCGCCACCGGGAGAAAAAGCCCGACCTGGTGGTCTTGGATCTGGGCCTTCCTGACCTGGACGGGGCGGAGGTGGCCCGGCGCATCCGCGCCACGGACGACACCCCCATCCTGGTCCTCACCGCCCAGGACGCCGTGGAGCGCAAGGTGGGCCTCCTTTCCGAGGGAGCGGACGACTACCTGGTGAAGCCCTTCCACCCCGCCGAGCTCCTTGCCCGCATCCAGGTGCAGCTCCGCCATAAGGGGGGGAGCGAGGTCCTCGCCGTGGGCCGGCTTGCGCTTTACCCCAAACGGCGCCAGGTCTTCTTCGGGGAGACCGAGGTGCGGCTATCCCCCAAGGAGTTTGACCTCCTCCACCTCCTCATGCACCGCCCAGGAAGGGTCTTCCCCCGGGAGGAGATTGAGGAGAAGATCTGGGGCCGCCCCTTGGGCCGGGAGTCCAACGTGCTGGACGTGCACGTGGCCAACCTCCGGGCCAAGCTCCGGGAGGTGGGGGCCTACGGCTACCTGCGCACGGTGCGGGGCCTCGGCTACGCCGTGCGCCCGGGCAAAGGGGACGAGGAAGCCTAA
- a CDS encoding DUF502 domain-containing protein — translation MRLRQRFLTGLVTLLPLLVTLYFLGWVYTYSGGYIQGFLHLLNLEVPRAYQPALPFVGLFLAALLIYLVGTLAEHYLGRRLIVSLERSLLLIPLVRDIYKAVQQIAHTLFGQKEVKFSRAAVIEYPRRGLYTLCFVVQPVGSRLPPLPEGYTAVLVPTSPVPASGMVILVPTEEVIPLEISVEDALKYVVSAGFLLPEKPSGPLTSLPQRAEPSP, via the coding sequence ATGCGCCTCCGCCAACGTTTTCTCACGGGGCTCGTCACCCTTTTGCCCCTCCTCGTCACCCTCTACTTCCTGGGCTGGGTCTACACCTACTCGGGGGGCTACATCCAGGGGTTTCTCCACCTCCTGAACCTCGAGGTGCCCCGGGCGTACCAGCCGGCCCTCCCCTTCGTGGGCCTTTTCTTAGCCGCACTGCTCATCTACCTGGTGGGCACCCTGGCGGAACACTACCTGGGCCGGCGCCTCATCGTTTCCCTGGAACGCTCCCTCCTCCTCATCCCCCTGGTGCGGGACATCTACAAGGCGGTGCAGCAGATCGCCCACACCCTCTTCGGGCAGAAGGAGGTGAAGTTCAGCCGGGCGGCGGTCATTGAGTACCCCAGGCGGGGGCTATACACCCTGTGCTTCGTGGTCCAGCCCGTGGGAAGCCGCCTGCCCCCCTTGCCCGAGGGGTACACCGCCGTCCTCGTGCCCACCAGCCCCGTGCCCGCCAGCGGCATGGTGATCCTGGTGCCCACGGAGGAGGTGATCCCCTTGGAGATCAGCGTGGAGGACGCCCTCAAGTACGTGGTTTCCGCTGGCTTCCTCCTGCCCGAAAAACCTTCAGGCCCCTTAACCTCCCTCCCACAAAGGGCGGAGCCCTCTCCCTAA
- a CDS encoding helix-turn-helix domain-containing protein: MTQTRETLSFKPGEVILYPGVPGPRDRVYRVLEGLVRLEAVDEEGNALTLRLVRPGGYFGEEALSGTERTYFAEAVTEVAVEALPKEPRPEELLDLVAHLAQALSESYRRIERLATQRLKNRMAAALLELAETPLAREEEEGLVLRATHDELAAAVGSVRETVTKVIGELVREGYIRSGYGKILLKDVKGLKELAQSRGEGR; the protein is encoded by the coding sequence ATGACCCAGACCCGCGAAACCCTCAGCTTCAAGCCCGGCGAGGTCATCCTCTACCCCGGGGTGCCGGGGCCCAGGGACCGGGTCTACCGGGTCCTCGAGGGCCTCGTGCGCCTCGAGGCGGTGGACGAGGAGGGGAACGCCCTCACCCTGCGCCTGGTGCGCCCGGGGGGGTACTTCGGGGAAGAGGCCCTCTCGGGGACCGAGCGCACCTACTTCGCCGAGGCGGTCACCGAGGTGGCGGTGGAGGCCCTGCCCAAGGAGCCCAGGCCCGAGGAGCTCTTGGACCTGGTGGCCCACCTGGCCCAGGCCCTTTCCGAGTCTTACCGCCGCATTGAGCGCCTGGCCACGCAAAGGCTCAAAAACCGTATGGCGGCGGCCCTTCTAGAGCTCGCCGAAACCCCCTTGGCCCGGGAGGAGGAAGAGGGCCTGGTCCTCCGGGCCACCCACGACGAGCTGGCCGCCGCCGTGGGGAGCGTGCGGGAGACGGTGACCAAGGTCATCGGGGAGCTCGTGCGGGAGGGGTACATCCGCTCGGGCTACGGCAAGATCCTCCTGAAGGACGTGAAGGGGCTAAAGGAGCTCGCCCAAAGCCGGGGAGAGGGCCGCTAG
- the cutA gene encoding divalent-cation tolerance protein CutA: MEEVVLITVPTEEVGRALARTLVEEGLAACVNIVPGLTSIYRWQGEVVEDRELLLIVKTTTFAFPKLKERVLSLHPYTVPEIIALPIAEGHGPYLAWLRANTG; encoded by the coding sequence ATGGAAGAGGTGGTCCTCATCACCGTGCCCACGGAGGAGGTGGGGAGGGCCTTGGCCCGCACCCTGGTGGAGGAGGGCCTGGCCGCCTGCGTGAACATCGTCCCCGGCCTCACCTCCATCTACCGCTGGCAAGGGGAGGTGGTGGAGGACCGGGAACTCCTCCTCATCGTCAAGACCACCACCTTCGCCTTTCCCAAGCTCAAGGAGCGGGTGCTTTCCCTCCACCCCTACACAGTGCCCGAGATCATCGCCCTGCCCATCGCGGAAGGGCACGGGCCCTACCTGGCCTGGCTTCGGGCGAACACCGGGTGA